The Fimbriimonadaceae bacterium genome includes the window TTGGATGAGCGGCATAAGGCTTGCTCCTCCATCGCTGGACTTGGTGACTCCTGAAACAACGTCGTTCTTTGTTGCGGAGTAAATACTGTTGGCGTCACCCTGCGCGAGCGCAGCCGAGGCTAGCAGACCGATATAGGTGAGCGTAGCCCAGATTCTCATGCCACTTCACCAAGCCGTGCCAGCCGCTCTTGCGGCGTAAGGATCTCAGTGATGCGAACTCCGAAATTGTCTTCGATGACTACGACTTCACCTTTGGCGACGAGTCGACCATTGACCATCACATCAACGGGTTCACCGGCGGCCTTGTCGATCTCAACGATAGAGCCGGTTCCTAGCTCGACAACCTCTTTGACCATCATCCGCACGCGTCCCAGTTCAACACTGATTTCGAGCGGAATGTCGAGAAGAAGTTCAAGCCCTGTGTCTTCGTAAGCCGGTTGAGGGCGGGCAAGACCCGGTCCTGCCTGCTCTGCCGAAACCTGAGCAAAGGGGCTGCTGGAATCGTCGTCGCTTGTTGTATCGATGCCCAGAATCATCATCGCCGCTTCGTCGTCGAGCAGCCAGATAGCCGGGAAGCTCTGATCTCCACCGGAGAGAGCCAGTTCAACACGGACAAGTTCGTCAGACTTCTGAAGGTTTACCGGCATCGTGAACATCTGATAACGAATGCTCAAACCGCTGGCAACGATGGCTTCATTCTTGAGGTTGCCTACCGACATGCAGATGCCCTGGACGATGGCTTCGATAGAGGGGCGACAGTCGGAAACGAGCCCGTCGTCCACTTCTTCGATGTTCTCGTTCTTGATCGTCCCGGCAAACTCGACGAACGTGTCCTGCGGGATGAGCACAACCTGAACGCTCTCTGGCAAGTTTGCGAACGAGTACTGCACGACAAGCATTGGCGAGCCGGCCTCAGGCTGAATCTCAGTAGGCCGGGCGGCGACAGTTTTGTCGGGCGTAAATGTGATCGCTGTATTGCTTGCCTCACTTACGGTAAGCGTGACGGTCTGCCAGATTTGATTCTGTACGTCGCCAAATTGGCTGATAATCTCGGGTCGGATGGTCGCCATAAATGTTCCTTAGTCCTCTTTCACTCCAGAAACGGTAAAAACGAGTTTCTTGCCCTGCAACGCTGGCTTCCCTTCATATTTGGGAATGCCGCCAACATACAGGTTCAGGTCATCTCTTGTCTTTTGTCCAAGCCGCAAAACGTCGCCGGGCTGCAGCTTAAGAAAATCTTTGATATTCAATCGGCAACCGCCCAACGAGATCATGCAATCGACGTTCGCTTGGCTGACTTGTGCCGAAAGCATTCTTCGCGTCGTTTGGCTGACCTTACGGCTGCCTGTCGCAAACCACTTTTGTGCGCTGAGCTTTGTTGTGATGGGCTTGAGCAAGAGATAAGGAATACACAGGCTCATTGCACCACGCTGAGTGCCCAGCTTCACTTCAAACAGGATCGTGACTACGATGTCGTTCGGTGGCGCGATCTGGACAAACTGTGCGCTTGTCTCAAGCCCTTCGATGCTGGGATTGACCACGACGATTCCTTCCCAAGCCGACTTCAGCGCTGAGAACATCCTCTCGATGTTCTGCCGCACCAGCGGTCTTTCAATGTCGGTAAGCACAGTCCGATGAATCGCCTTTCCGGGGCCACCGAGCAATCGGTCGATCATTGAGAAGATCAGCGAGAATTCAACTTCAAGAACGGCTTGTCCACTCAACGGTGGCAGCGACATGACGGTAAAGACCGATTGGTTGATACTCCGCAGATACTCTTCATAGGGCACCTGCTCAAGCGAGATTAAGTCGATGTTGACGGGAGTTCTTAAGAATGCGGATAGCGCTGAGCCTGCCATTCTGGCGAAGGTCTCGTGCAGCATCTGCAACGTTCGCAGTTGGTCTTTGCTGAACTTGTCGGGTCTGCGGAAGTCATAAACTTCGTACGAGATCGCGGTTCGGGCCGATTGTCGAGCAGGCGGGGCGAATCCAGAGAGGCTTGTCGGCTTTGTGCCGGGCTTACCGGTAGCGGCCGCGGGCTGTCCGCCCGCTGCGGGCGCAGCGCCGGGTGCGCCAGCGTCTTCTGCTGCGGGCAGATCAGCAGGCCCGCCATCGTTCAACGAGGCGAGAAGCGCTTCAATTTCGGATTGCGAAAGGATCTCTGACAACGCTACTTCCCTTTGGTTTGGTTATTGGTGTCGGGCTTGGTTGGGGCGGGGTGCGATCCAAACATGGCTCGACGGACGACACCGTGAAGCGGCCGGGCTGTAACGACAGCTCGGACGACGCGCGGGGTGCTCGGTCTTTCAGACGCTTTGTGGGTCATCAGTGTGTTTATCGGCGCCCCGGTGATGTTCTTTAGCTCTGTCGGGAAAAAAGTTGAGGAATTACTTGAGGTTTTTGATTTGAACGGCGCGATGGGGGGTGCGGGATAGCTGGATTGAGATCTACATCGCACTGGCCTTAGGGGACAAAATCGTCCCGTAAGGCTAGTGTCATAGAAACCGAGATTTGCACCTTCTAAAAAGGATAGGAGCCCCCGCTTCATGCGTGAGGCCCCTGTTTCCTTCCTACCCTTCGCCCGTTTCAAGTCTTACTGGGTGGCTAAATCGTTGAAGTACACCTTGAGCACCGGTCCCTCTTTCGAGTCCCAACCGTTGGGAAGCTCGGAAAGGACAGGTGGGCCCTTCTTAGCATGAGCATCATCAGGCTTCTTAGCATGACTATCCTCTGTGGGCTTGGCTTCGCCTTCCTTGGGTGCCTTTTCGTCCTTGCCGTCCTTCGCGTCGCCTGCAGCCTCTTCGCCCTCCTTGTGAGGAGCGTTAGCTTCCAGAATCTCATTGATAGCCTGAGCGATTCTGGCTCGAAGCATGGGTCTGTTCACTTCACTAAAGAGGTCGGCTGACGTTTGGCTGGAGATGATCAGCTGTACTGCATCGCGAATTGCAGGCATCATCGCCTCAACTTCTTCTTTCTTGGCGCCCTCTTTAAGATGGAGGCCCAGAACGATGCGGGCATAGGAGCCCTGTGATTTGAGGTTCGTCAGAATCTCGGTTGTTTGGATAATCTCTTTCCCAAGCTTGATCTCTTCCTTCTTCTTGGGGCCTTTGCCCTTCATCATGAAGAAGCCGCCACCTGCGATCACAAGCACGAGAACGAGGATTATCGGAAGCTTGCTCTTTTTCTTTGGCGCTGCGTCCGTTCCCTCTTTAACCTCTTTTGCATCTGACATTCAACATCCCTCCGTGGCGCGAAGAACCACATGAAATGTATTCCGCATATGCACGGGGATTTCACATAGATTTGCCAGGGTAGGGAAAAATACCGCAGACCTTCAAGCAAACAGGCCGTTGAGGACAAAGTTGTCCTCAACGGCCTGCAAGAATTTGGTGTAATTCTTACTTCACTAAGCTTGCGATTGCCTTCTCAAACTCTTTGTCCGACTTACCTTTGCTGTATCCAAAGAAGGTGTGACGGATGACGCCCTTCTTGTCAACCAAGATGAACACAGGAATTCCCTGAATTCCAATCGACTTTCCAAGGTCGTCGGCAGAATCTACGAACGTGTAGCTATATTTGTGCTTGGCTTTGTACTCTTTGGCCTTGCCGGATTCATCCTGGAAAGTTGCTCCGATCACTTCCAGTCCCTTCGATTTGTACTTCTTGGCGAGAGCATCGACGGCGGGGGAAGCTTCTTTGCAGGGGCCACACCAGGTTGCCCAGAAGTCGATGAGAACAACTTTATTCTTATAGCTTGCGTTCGTGACAGTTTTGCCATCGGTTGTCTTCATAGAAAACTTGGGAAGCGGCTTGCCTACCCACTTTTTCAACTCGGCTGCCGGGTCTTTCTGAGCTTGCCCCGCCCCAAGTAAGACTGCCATGACGGCTACTGCCAAAATCGCTGCTATAGTTCGTGTTTTCATCATCATTCATCCTCTAAGGGAAGCTGCGCACCGCGCTGCCGTTGCTTAGTATACGGAGTTCTAAACGTGCGAAGCAGGGGACTTGTTCCCTTCTTTTGAATCTGGACCCGGGACTTTTATGGCAAACCGTACATGTTGCGCACACCGTTTTCCATGCCTTGCGATAGCTGAGCGTCGAGCTTTCTAAGAAGCCCCGACTCCCGTTTCTGCGGCGACACTTGCCCCGGCATGAACGCCGATCCCACCCAGATCGCACATATGGCGACGGTTAGAGCGATGACGAATTCGCGGACTGCTTTTCGATTCATGATGTTCTCCTCGAACACCACTATCATCGTTCAGCAAGACCCGATCTGCAATCGTCCAGAGGTACCAAATCGGCGCTTGATAGGGACTGTGTTTTTGGTACCAGATCAGCTATCAGCTGTCAGCTATCAGCCATCGGCTACCGGTTGTTAGCAAAAAGCGATCAGCTATCCATGCCCAGAAGGGCAGAAAGCTGATCGCTGATAGCCGAGCGCTGCTTGTTACCGTTGATCGACCGGAACAAAGTCAGCCGAATGCGGTCCTTCGTAGATAGCGCCCGGACGAATGAGTCGGTTGTTCTCCAGCTGCTCAAGCGCGTGCGCTGACCAGCCCGACACACGAGCGATCACGAAGATCGGTGTGTAGAGATCAACCGGGATGCCCAAAGCGAAGTATGCGTAGGCGGCTGGGAAGTCAACGTTCGGGAAGATATTCTTCTCAGTCTCCATGACGTTTTCCAGGATGTCGGCAATCTCCGACCACTGGGTCATGTTCTTTTCAGCTGAGAGCTCCTTGGCAACCTTGGTGAGATAGATCGCACGCGGGTCTCTCTTCTTGTACTCGCGGTGGCCAAAGCCCATGATCTTCTTCTTGTTGGCAAGAGCGTCTCGAATCCAAGCGTCTGCATTTGCGGGAGTACCGATCTCCTCAAGCATCCTCATGGCTTCCTCGTTGGCTCCGCCGTGGAGGGGGCCTTTTAGGGTGCCGATACCGGAGACGATTCCGCTGTAGAGGTCGCTGAGTGTGGCGACGGTGACGCGGCAAGCGAATGTGGATGCGTTAAAGCCGTGCTCTGCATAGAGCGTCAGCGAGCTATCGAGAACGTGGGCCGTCTTCGTGTCCGGCTCTTGTCCGCTCATCAGATAAAGGAAGTTCTGAGCGATGCTGTGCTCGGCCTTCGGCTTGAGCGGCTCAAGGCCGTTGCGAATGCGGTGTCCGTTTCCAACGATGGTGCTGCCTTTGGCAAGGATGCGAACGGCCTTGCGCCGGTTGGCTTCGTGGTCGGTCGCGGGTGCAGCATAGTCAGGGTCAAACGGACCGTAGACAGCATAGCCGACCTTGGCAATGTCCATCGGATGGCAGTCTTTCGGAAGCTGCTTGAGCGCCGTGTAGACCTGTTCAGGAACCTCTCTCTCGTCGGCAAGAGTCTTCTTGAAGCTGTCGAGTTCGGCTCGATTGGGGAGTTTGCCAAAGAGAAGCAGATAGGCCGTCTCTTCAAACGAGCCTTGCGAGGCCAAATCGTGTACGTTGTAGCCTCGATAAACCAGTGTGCTGGTCTCGCTGATAATCTCGGAAATTGATGTTAAGCCGCCGATGACGCCTTCGAGGCCGGGGCTATAGTTGGGGTACGTCGTTGTAGCGCTCATGTTTGATTCAACCTTACACCCACCGGTACGGCGTGTGTTTTCGGCGGTCGCCGAGCCGCTCAGAACCGTTGGAAACGACCGATCGCGACCTGTGACTTTGACCCTGATTTTACCTTAGAACGATCCAATCGGACAAGGAATGCCTGGGGCCAGCATTTGGCCTTCAATTCTCCACCCTGCTCAGCAGCCATGGATTAGGGAATGGTTAGCGCACACCGGATTCCACTTAGCTTGATGAATGCCTAAGCTACTACAGGCCAACGTCCTTTGCATTGACAAGAATGTACGGGAAGCTCGTAGCGGAAGCGGCCTTCAACTCTGCGTTCAAACGATTCCTAAACTCCTCCCATTGCGGAGGCGGTACCGTTTGGCATCCTTCGGAGCTGGTCTTCGTGTTGCTTCCTTTGTGGATGTTAATGCCAAACCAGCCAGTAAAGTCTTTATCCGAGCCATCTCTTTTGACGGTCACTTGTTCGGCCTGAACAAAGGCAGGATAGGGGTATCCAGGCTTATTGAAAGTCACTCCATGCATTCCGGGCTTGTACTTGTAAGTGCCAATCTTCAAGGTTGCGATGGACTGACGATGGATTGAGGGATCGGTATTGCCATTAAACGACCAAAACCCACCTGCAGTCACGATAAACAGCGCATCGTCGTATATGCCGATGTCATTTTTCCCGACAGCTCCCATCGTGTCTTGATAGTAGCCACGGAC containing:
- the fliN gene encoding flagellar motor switch protein FliN, whose amino-acid sequence is MATIRPEIISQFGDVQNQIWQTVTLTVSEASNTAITFTPDKTVAARPTEIQPEAGSPMLVVQYSFANLPESVQVVLIPQDTFVEFAGTIKNENIEEVDDGLVSDCRPSIEAIVQGICMSVGNLKNEAIVASGLSIRYQMFTMPVNLQKSDELVRVELALSGGDQSFPAIWLLDDEAAMMILGIDTTSDDDSSSPFAQVSAEQAGPGLARPQPAYEDTGLELLLDIPLEISVELGRVRMMVKEVVELGTGSIVEIDKAAGEPVDVMVNGRLVAKGEVVVIEDNFGVRITEILTPQERLARLGEVA
- the fliM gene encoding flagellar motor switch protein FliM, which gives rise to MSEILSQSEIEALLASLNDGGPADLPAAEDAGAPGAAPAAGGQPAAATGKPGTKPTSLSGFAPPARQSARTAISYEVYDFRRPDKFSKDQLRTLQMLHETFARMAGSALSAFLRTPVNIDLISLEQVPYEEYLRSINQSVFTVMSLPPLSGQAVLEVEFSLIFSMIDRLLGGPGKAIHRTVLTDIERPLVRQNIERMFSALKSAWEGIVVVNPSIEGLETSAQFVQIAPPNDIVVTILFEVKLGTQRGAMSLCIPYLLLKPITTKLSAQKWFATGSRKVSQTTRRMLSAQVSQANVDCMISLGGCRLNIKDFLKLQPGDVLRLGQKTRDDLNLYVGGIPKYEGKPALQGKKLVFTVSGVKED
- a CDS encoding flagellar basal body-associated FliL family protein, coding for MSDAKEVKEGTDAAPKKKSKLPIILVLVLVIAGGGFFMMKGKGPKKKEEIKLGKEIIQTTEILTNLKSQGSYARIVLGLHLKEGAKKEEVEAMMPAIRDAVQLIISSQTSADLFSEVNRPMLRARIAQAINEILEANAPHKEGEEAAGDAKDGKDEKAPKEGEAKPTEDSHAKKPDDAHAKKGPPVLSELPNGWDSKEGPVLKVYFNDLATQ
- a CDS encoding TlpA family protein disulfide reductase gives rise to the protein MKTRTIAAILAVAVMAVLLGAGQAQKDPAAELKKWVGKPLPKFSMKTTDGKTVTNASYKNKVVLIDFWATWCGPCKEASPAVDALAKKYKSKGLEVIGATFQDESGKAKEYKAKHKYSYTFVDSADDLGKSIGIQGIPVFILVDKKGVIRHTFFGYSKGKSDKEFEKAIASLVK
- a CDS encoding citrate synthase (catalyzes the formation of citrate from acetyl-CoA and oxaloacetate), whose protein sequence is MSATTTYPNYSPGLEGVIGGLTSISEIISETSTLVYRGYNVHDLASQGSFEETAYLLLFGKLPNRAELDSFKKTLADEREVPEQVYTALKQLPKDCHPMDIAKVGYAVYGPFDPDYAAPATDHEANRRKAVRILAKGSTIVGNGHRIRNGLEPLKPKAEHSIAQNFLYLMSGQEPDTKTAHVLDSSLTLYAEHGFNASTFACRVTVATLSDLYSGIVSGIGTLKGPLHGGANEEAMRMLEEIGTPANADAWIRDALANKKKIMGFGHREYKKRDPRAIYLTKVAKELSAEKNMTQWSEIADILENVMETEKNIFPNVDFPAAYAYFALGIPVDLYTPIFVIARVSGWSAHALEQLENNRLIRPGAIYEGPHSADFVPVDQR